From a single Chlamydia muridarum str. Nigg genomic region:
- the hemN gene encoding oxygen-independent coproporphyrinogen III oxidase, translating into MFNINFNFLKGLHQPAPRYTSYPTIVDWEASQDYGYTALKNLADEHQPLSLYFHIPFCQSMCLYCGCSVVLNRKEEIVDHYIESLIQEMRLTFSLLGGKKPVSRIHFGGGTPSRLSRAQFTHLFTHIHQFFDLSNIEELAIEFDPRSLREDADKPLFLQNLGFNRVSLGIQDTQWEVQEAVRRRQSYEESLLAYKQFRDLNFTGINIDLIYGLPKQTQSSFKQTIQHILDMRPDRLALFSFAHVPWVKPHQKALRTKDLPSMEEKFAIYSQSRQALIQEGYQAIGLDHFSLPDDPLTIALKNKTLIRNFQGYSLPPEEDLLGFGLSATSFIRGIYLQNSKDLREYSTTIHSGKLATVKGKILSQDDKIRKWVIHTLMCSFSLSKLEFEQLFHERFDLYFADSYDRLCGMESAGLIRQDSSSLQVTPLGELFVRVIATAFDYYFLKNVAEKPIFSKSI; encoded by the coding sequence ATGTTTAACATCAATTTCAACTTCCTAAAAGGGCTTCATCAACCGGCCCCTCGCTACACGAGTTATCCCACTATCGTCGATTGGGAAGCATCCCAAGATTATGGTTATACAGCCTTAAAAAACCTGGCTGATGAGCACCAGCCTCTTTCTTTATACTTCCACATCCCCTTCTGCCAATCTATGTGCCTTTATTGCGGGTGCTCTGTTGTTTTAAATAGAAAAGAGGAGATTGTGGATCATTACATAGAATCCTTGATTCAAGAAATGCGTCTCACATTCTCTTTGTTAGGAGGGAAAAAGCCTGTTTCTAGAATTCACTTTGGAGGAGGAACTCCTAGTCGTCTATCACGAGCTCAATTCACACACCTATTTACTCATATTCATCAATTTTTTGATCTCTCTAATATCGAAGAACTTGCTATTGAATTTGATCCACGTAGCCTACGAGAAGATGCAGATAAACCCCTATTTCTTCAGAACCTTGGATTTAATCGTGTCAGCCTTGGAATCCAAGATACTCAATGGGAAGTTCAAGAGGCCGTCCGTAGACGCCAATCCTATGAAGAATCCCTCTTGGCCTATAAACAATTCCGTGATCTGAATTTCACAGGTATCAATATTGATCTTATTTATGGGCTTCCTAAACAAACGCAATCGAGTTTCAAACAAACCATTCAACATATTTTAGATATGCGGCCTGATCGCTTAGCCCTATTCTCTTTTGCACATGTGCCATGGGTCAAGCCTCATCAAAAAGCTTTACGAACAAAAGACCTTCCCTCTATGGAAGAGAAATTTGCGATTTATTCTCAATCTCGACAAGCCCTTATCCAAGAAGGATACCAGGCTATTGGCCTTGATCATTTTTCTCTTCCTGATGATCCCCTAACTATTGCACTTAAAAACAAAACCCTTATTCGAAATTTTCAAGGGTATTCCCTTCCTCCTGAAGAAGATCTTTTAGGATTTGGCTTGTCAGCAACTAGCTTTATTCGAGGCATTTACTTACAGAATTCTAAAGATCTTCGTGAATATTCCACGACCATCCATTCCGGAAAACTTGCTACTGTAAAAGGAAAAATCCTTTCTCAAGACGATAAAATCCGCAAATGGGTCATTCATACTCTGATGTGTTCTTTTTCTTTATCTAAGCTCGAGTTTGAGCAACTTTTCCATGAACGATTTGATCTATACTTTGCTGATAGCTACGATCGGTTATGCGGGATGGAAAGTGCTGGCCTAATCCGCCAAGACTCTTCCTCTTTACAAGTCACTCCTCTTGGAGAGCTTTTTGTACGAGTAATTGCTACGGCTTTTGATTATTACTTTCTGAAAAACGTTGCAGAAAAACCGATTTTTTCAAAATCCATATGA